In Apium graveolens cultivar Ventura chromosome 10, ASM990537v1, whole genome shotgun sequence, the following are encoded in one genomic region:
- the LOC141689307 gene encoding splicing factor U2af small subunit B-like isoform X1 encodes MAEHLASIFGTEKDRVNCPFYFKIGACRHGERCSRLHTKPSVSPTLLLSNMYQRPDMITPGVDAQGNPLDPRKMQDHFEDFYEDLFEELDKYGEIESLNVCDNLADHMVGNVYVQFREEEHASNALKNLSGRFYAGRPIIVDYSPVTDFREATCRQYEENICNRGGYCNFMHLKKIGRELRRQLFGRYRSRHSRSRSRSPYRHRSYDDRSHGGRSHGRRYEDRDHHESRRKYRSISPERRSGRSRSPGARKHRSPVREGSEERRAKIEQWNRERDQEEQAKHTVGERGMDYEGEKHNGDQYYHQREDSGYQY; translated from the exons AGTGAATTGTCCGTTTTATTTCAAGATCGGAGCGTGTCGACACGGCGAACGTTGCTCCAGGCTTCATACTAAGCCCAGTGTTAGCCCTACGCTGTTGCTTTCGAATATGTATCAGCGTCCTGATATGATTACTCCTGGTGTTGATGCTCAGGGCAATCCTCTTGATCCTCGTAAAATGCAGGACCACTTTGAG GACTTCTATGAAGATCTTTTTGAAGAGCTTGACAAGTATGGAGAAATTGAGAGCTTGAATGTTTGTGACAATCTGGCAGACCACATG GTGGGTAATGTTTATGTCCAGTTTAGGGAAGAAGAACATGCTTCAAATGCTTTGAAGAATCTGTCAGGAAGATTTTATGCTG GACGGCCCATCATTGTTGATTACTCGCCAGTAACTGATTTCCGCGAAGCCACGTGTAGGCAATATGAGGAGAATATATGCAATCGTGGTGGGTACTGCAACTTCATGCATTTGAAAAAGATTGGCAG GGAGTTGAGGCGACAATTATTTGGTAGGTACCGAAGCAGGCATAGTCGTAGCCGTAGCAGAAGTCCTTATAGGCACCGAAGCTATGATGATCGCTCACACGGCGGTCGTAGCCATGGTAGGAGGTATGAAGACAGGGATCATCATGAGAGCCGTAGGAAATACAGGAGCATCAGCCCTGAGCGCCGAAGTGGCCGGAGCAGGAGTCCAGGGGCAAGAAAGCATAGGAGTCCTGTTAGAGAAGGTAGTGAGGAGAGGAGAGCTAAAATTGAGCAATGGAACAGGGAAAGAGATCAGGAAGAACAAGCGAAGCATACAGTTGGTGAACGTGGAATGGACTATGAGGGCGAGAAGCATAATGGTGATCAATATTATCATCAGCGTGAGGACAGCGGATATCAATACTGA
- the LOC141689307 gene encoding splicing factor U2af small subunit B-like isoform X2 has product MAEHLASIFGTEKDRVNCPFYFKIGACRHGERCSRLHTKPSVSPTLLLSNMYQRPDMITPGVDAQGNPLDPRKMQDHFEDFYEDLFEELDKYGEIESLNVCDNLADHMVGNVYVQFREEEHASNALKNLSGRFYAGRPIIVDYSPVTDFREATCRQYEENICNRGGYCNFMHLKKIGRYRSRHSRSRSRSPYRHRSYDDRSHGGRSHGRRYEDRDHHESRRKYRSISPERRSGRSRSPGARKHRSPVREGSEERRAKIEQWNRERDQEEQAKHTVGERGMDYEGEKHNGDQYYHQREDSGYQY; this is encoded by the exons AGTGAATTGTCCGTTTTATTTCAAGATCGGAGCGTGTCGACACGGCGAACGTTGCTCCAGGCTTCATACTAAGCCCAGTGTTAGCCCTACGCTGTTGCTTTCGAATATGTATCAGCGTCCTGATATGATTACTCCTGGTGTTGATGCTCAGGGCAATCCTCTTGATCCTCGTAAAATGCAGGACCACTTTGAG GACTTCTATGAAGATCTTTTTGAAGAGCTTGACAAGTATGGAGAAATTGAGAGCTTGAATGTTTGTGACAATCTGGCAGACCACATG GTGGGTAATGTTTATGTCCAGTTTAGGGAAGAAGAACATGCTTCAAATGCTTTGAAGAATCTGTCAGGAAGATTTTATGCTG GACGGCCCATCATTGTTGATTACTCGCCAGTAACTGATTTCCGCGAAGCCACGTGTAGGCAATATGAGGAGAATATATGCAATCGTGGTGGGTACTGCAACTTCATGCATTTGAAAAAGATTGGCAG GTACCGAAGCAGGCATAGTCGTAGCCGTAGCAGAAGTCCTTATAGGCACCGAAGCTATGATGATCGCTCACACGGCGGTCGTAGCCATGGTAGGAGGTATGAAGACAGGGATCATCATGAGAGCCGTAGGAAATACAGGAGCATCAGCCCTGAGCGCCGAAGTGGCCGGAGCAGGAGTCCAGGGGCAAGAAAGCATAGGAGTCCTGTTAGAGAAGGTAGTGAGGAGAGGAGAGCTAAAATTGAGCAATGGAACAGGGAAAGAGATCAGGAAGAACAAGCGAAGCATACAGTTGGTGAACGTGGAATGGACTATGAGGGCGAGAAGCATAATGGTGATCAATATTATCATCAGCGTGAGGACAGCGGATATCAATACTGA
- the LOC141693005 gene encoding ABC transporter B family member 1-like isoform X1, which translates to MFNFSIMKLGLQMLCLGLTLMLLWSKMPLVKRFVVGFTVVWQLSLVTLAIVPLIAEIGVIHQSTLFKLSSKTQEALSQTGNIAEQTVGQIRMVFAFVSESRAPKAYSLPVRTAQRLGYKSGFSKGLGLGATYFTVFCCYALLLWIPLARCGKKENALLPWRYAERRIKSPFYCTLLLLCSPSLVSSRLCSTFSWFYYCIGLEYLA; encoded by the exons ATGTTCAATTTTTCGATTATGAAGTTAGGACTTCAAATGTTGTGTTTGGGATTAACACTGATGCTGTTATGGTCTAAGATGCCATTAGTGAAAAG ATTTGTGGTGGGATTTACTGTTGTATGGCAATTATCTTTGGTCACACTTGCTATTGTTCCTCTTATAGCTGAGATTGGAGTTATTCACCAAAGTACATTATTTAAGCTCTCTTCCAAGACCCAAGAAGCTCTTTCACAGACTGGAAATATCGCGGAGCAG ACAGTTGGTCAAATTCGAATGGTTTTCGCATTTGTCAGTGAGTCTAGAGCTCCAAAAGCGTACTCATTGCCTGTAAGGACTGCCCAAAGGCTCGGATATAAGAGTGGATTCTCGAAGGGGTTGGGACTTGGGGCCACGTACTTCACCGTCTTTTGTTGTTACGCTCTTTTGCTTTG GATACCATTGGCAAGATGCGGAAAGAAGGAAAATGCTCTCCTCCCTTGGCGATATGCTGAAAGAAGGATAAAATCTCCTTTTTATTGCACTTTGTTACTTTTGTGCTCTCCCTCATTGGTATCTAGTAGATTATGTAGTACTTTTTCGTGGTTTTATTATTGTATTGGTTTGGAGTACTTGGCGTAG
- the LOC141693005 gene encoding ABC transporter B family member 1-like isoform X2, with protein MFNFSIMKLGLQMLCLGLTLMLLWSKMPLVKRFVVGFTVVWQLSLVTLAIVPLIAEIGVIHQSTLFKLSSKTQEALSQTGNIAEQTVGQIRMVFAFVSESRAPKAYSLPVRTAQRLGYKSGFSKGLGLGATIPLARCGKKENALLPWRYAERRIKSPFYCTLLLLCSPSLVSSRLCSTFSWFYYCIGLEYLA; from the exons ATGTTCAATTTTTCGATTATGAAGTTAGGACTTCAAATGTTGTGTTTGGGATTAACACTGATGCTGTTATGGTCTAAGATGCCATTAGTGAAAAG ATTTGTGGTGGGATTTACTGTTGTATGGCAATTATCTTTGGTCACACTTGCTATTGTTCCTCTTATAGCTGAGATTGGAGTTATTCACCAAAGTACATTATTTAAGCTCTCTTCCAAGACCCAAGAAGCTCTTTCACAGACTGGAAATATCGCGGAGCAG ACAGTTGGTCAAATTCGAATGGTTTTCGCATTTGTCAGTGAGTCTAGAGCTCCAAAAGCGTACTCATTGCCTGTAAGGACTGCCCAAAGGCTCGGATATAAGAGTGGATTCTCGAAGGGGTTGGGACTTGGGGCCAC GATACCATTGGCAAGATGCGGAAAGAAGGAAAATGCTCTCCTCCCTTGGCGATATGCTGAAAGAAGGATAAAATCTCCTTTTTATTGCACTTTGTTACTTTTGTGCTCTCCCTCATTGGTATCTAGTAGATTATGTAGTACTTTTTCGTGGTTTTATTATTGTATTGGTTTGGAGTACTTGGCGTAG